A segment of the Bombus huntii isolate Logan2020A chromosome 14, iyBomHunt1.1, whole genome shotgun sequence genome:
TAAACGCGATAGTACAAGAAACGTTCGcatatttcttaatattctATAATACGTTAATTTGTAAAGTTGTTCGATCAGTCGACATTCTCAGCGATATTAAAATCTTGTAGAGTCTCTTTCGATTCTCCTTGACTCTTCGAATCTCGTTGACTGTTATCTTCTTCTTCCCTGTCATTCTCGGATCCCGCACTTTTGATCGATTCCGAACATTTATCCTGGAACGTCAGGTCAAAGTCGTCCGGAAATTGATCGCGATAGGCGGTGAAGTCCTCCTGTTTGCAATAGTTGGTGAAAAAGATCAAATATTGCATCTCCTGCTCGGTTGGCTTCGGCGGGGGTGGTATCGATTTCAACCTTTGAGTTTTTGGAGTCGATCGCCGCATTGCAGGCCGCCTTTTTATCGGAGGCGGCTCTATAGCGCGTTGCAGAGATGCCAGCAATCGCTGCATAAGCTCAAACTATAACAGACAAGTTCACATTTGACATTTTAAACGCGCGAAACCATCAAAGTATATTTCAATTACCTCTACCATAAGCGGGCTGCGGATATTTACGTAGATTTTTAGAGATATAACTAAAGAAGTGCAAAGACAATGTAAGAAATGTAATCTGGAAGTCGTCCAAGGCCGAAAGGCACGgactaaaataaataaataaagataataaaataaactaaagAAGCGAGATTTAAGCACCTATTCAGTACTAATAACCAGTTTTATACTTTAAgtaatttgtacaattttatatacagggtggttggtaactggtggtacaagcggaaagggggtgattctacgcgaaaaaagaagtcgaaaatatagaataaaaattgtttttaaatttttccatcgagacaacgatctacagtgagatccgttataacgtaccgcacgcgtaccgagcgaaaattcaaagtggattttctcgaaaacaaagcctcaaacgaaaaatgtttattgtatattttcgacttcttttttcgcgtagaatcaccccctttccgcttgtaccaccagttaccaaccaccctgtatacgtTTTGTACGCTTAAATTTCCTATAAGCGAATAATCGCACTTTTAAGCTTCCCACAGATACATCTTCGCACGTTCAGACTTCCAACGAGTGTATTTCTGCccttttaaattttccatgaaCGCGTCTTCGCAACTTTAGGTTTCTCATAAATGCATCCTTGCGCCCTTAAATATCACATAAGCGCATCTTTGCccttttaaatttcccataaatgcattTTTGTAACTTTGAGTTTCTCGCAAATATGTCTTTCCTTTTAAAACTTTCCACGAGTTCTTTTGTGCATTATctccataaatgcataaacatccgtaGTTTATACCATGATGCATTCAGAAAGCGGGGAATGGAGAATTATAATTCTGAGTTATCTGACCTTTTTGGCAGCTTCCTCTGTCTCCTTCATAGCCCTCAGCTCCTGCTTGAAGCCTTCCTTCTCGCAAGCTTGGACCACTTCCGGTGGTAGAGTATCCAGCTTCAAATTCAACTCCTCGTGCGTCTTCTCGATCCATTTCATCATGGAGAAACTGTCCAGGTTCGCATCGTTCGGCGCCACGCAGCTTTCATACGTGTCCTCGACGAATACTTGAAGACGGAGCACTTCCTCGGAACAAACGGAATCGCGGAACACCGTTTCTAGAAGCTCGTTCGCGTAACTTTCCAATTCCGCGGCTCTAGCTTCGAGTTTGCGAATGGTATCCTGAATTTATCATCGTAAGTATTGCGTGCTATGATTCTTAAAATTGATTCacttgtaattattttattttctttatttctggtattttgtattttgtatttataattctcAACCCATTAAAAGCCAACGTTTCATTGACGCGATTCTTTTCAATTAACTTGCGTTATATTTTCGTACGATGTGGCTATATGAAGGAGAACTCTAAAGATtctaaagaagaagaaatgtttGTAAGTTTACAACAGTATGATAAACTATCGATTGGCCTTTAACGAGTTGATTAATCGAATTCTTACTCGTAGCTCGTTGATTGTGTTGGTTATTTCCGTAACTTCTGCCTGGATCTGTTCTTCAGCGGACTGAATCGTCACCATCAATTCAGACATCGGCTTTGCCAGAGACTCCAAGTGAATCAACGCGTTCAGATTTTGCGTTTCTATCGCTCTGAACACGTAGATCAGTTCAAATGGGTCTTCGAAGTATATATTTGTCGGACCTGCCTTGTTAATGTCTTGCTCGAACAAGTCTAAAAATACGAAGCAATAATTTTCAGCACTTCGAT
Coding sequences within it:
- the LOC126873016 gene encoding uncharacterized protein LOC126873016, encoding MTDPTSTSSRRRQISQKTRRKSASTRKSQKGFFRSQNYFTKGHEHLGEARNVLEEQSPFVYPPCSLMFSYFQYWKAKKRTTDKERRMDVFKAKDSHDLLRRLRVDVDIEALEAKKHKDLEEAIAMTDVDPQYFSELGGGLVREKFSVRNYVEDTREILKVRLLAGQEMDDCIRIDQQFVEEQKRLDEIKRRYRRYVSGFEEFLSKDHEESMKILQLAENEIKKTRQITDTRNKLSAEYGKVRLDVYHWEESWRTVKMCQRFLYQVSPLAWRAEHDWIHRTDSGESILHRADDLFGRYRMVDEVASLDVLIDLFEQDINKAGPTNIYFEDPFELIYVFRAIETQNLNALIHLESLAKPMSELMVTIQSAEEQIQAEVTEITNTINELRDTIRKLEARAAELESYANELLETVFRDSVCSEEVLRLQVFVEDTYESCVAPNDANLDSFSMMKWIEKTHEELNLKLDTLPPEVVQACEKEGFKQELRAMKETEEAAKKFELMQRLLASLQRAIEPPPIKRRPAMRRSTPKTQRLKSIPPPPKPTEQEMQYLIFFTNYCKQEDFTAYRDQFPDDFDLTFQDKCSESIKSAGSENDREEEDNSQRDSKSQGESKETLQDFNIAENVD